The proteins below come from a single Aegilops tauschii subsp. strangulata cultivar AL8/78 chromosome 6, Aet v6.0, whole genome shotgun sequence genomic window:
- the LOC109735375 gene encoding polyphenol oxidase I, chloroplastic, with product MASSSFIVLPFTAAASACLPPSKPVARGKQGRRTRLSCHCKATAGGAGDDDLAVSRRLDRRDVLLGLTGVGAAGAINLGGLALAADDAVPATCVTVPVTDQVIRCVSADGFNCPGVYRPEDVVDFSALPPPNGPLRVRRPAHLVAADKEYVRKYEAGVRMMRDLDASGDPRSFKSQAAIHEAYCNFHYKVTAVAAAASRTAGGGGGTPEIDFDVHFSSIFAPWHRMYIYFFERIIGELIGDTTFALPYWNWDAPDGMMLPPIFNNASSPLYDANRDQAHVTAVMDLNKGPGADNELPLCSDDACVKENNLSVIYRQMAVDTALQFHGNKFCAGGTPGSPGSLENAAHTAVHIWVGGDMGVLGTAGRDPVFYSHHANVDRMWHLWTTTLGNQDFVGAGTGDWRDTSFVFYDEKRRPVRISVRDVLDAGRLGYTYEERETLEWLDKRPKPATGIDRPAGPSVPAALSFPVALKKGRKEYVTVERPEEARASGGSSKKAPEVLVVDVTIDPCEYAKFDVLVNVPKGQEARVGPQDTEFAGTFENLPHGGGDGGGRGMGRLTLTYRFALRELVEDLGCGQDRRLDVTLVPRAGGMVVVDDVRVELCN from the coding sequence ATGGCGAGCTCTAGCTTCATCGTCTTGCCTTTCACGGCCGCCGCCTCTGCATGCCTTCCTCCAAGCAAGCCCGTAGCCAGGGGCAAACAGGGCCGCCGCACTCGCTTGTCGTGCCATTGCAAAGCCACGGCGGGTGGTGCCGGGGATGACGACCTGGCGGTGAGTCGTCGGCTCGACCGCCGGGACGTGCTCCTCGGCCTCACCGGGGTGGGAGCCGCCGGCGCCATCAACCTCGGAGGACTCGCGCTGGCCGCGGACGACGCCGTGCCGGCCACGTGCGTCACCGTGCCTGTCACGGACCAGGTCATCAGGTGCGTCTCGGCCGACGGCTTCAACTGCCCCGGCGTGTACCGCCCCGAGGACGTCGTCGACTTCAGCGCGCTGCCGCCACCGAACGGCCCCTTGCGCGTCCGCCGGCCGGCCCACCTCGTCGCCGCGGACAAGGAGTACGTGAGGAAATACGAGGCCGGCGTCCGCATGATGAGGGatctggacgcctccggcgatcCGCGCAGCTTCAAGAGCCAGGCCGCCATCCACGAGGCCTACTGCAACTTCCACTACAAGGTCACCGCGGTGGCCGCCGCGGCCTCAAGAACAgccgggggcggcggcggcacgccGGAGATCGACTTCGACGTGCACTTCTCGTCTATCTTCGCGCCGTGGCACCGGATGTACATCTACTTCTTCGAGCGGATCATCGGCGAGCTCATCGGCGACACCACCTTCGCGCTGCCGTACTGGAACTGGGACGCGCCGGACGGGATGATGCTGCCGCCGATATTCAACAACGCGTCCTCGCCGCTCTATGACGCCAACCGCGACCAGGCGCACGTCACCGCCGTCATGGACCTCAACAAGGGCCCAGGCGCGGACAACGAGCTTCCTCTCTGCAGCGACGACGCCTGCGTGAAGGAGAACAACCTCTCCGTCATCTACCGCCAGATGGCCGTCGACACGGCCCTGCAGTTCCACGGGAACAAGTTCTGCGCCGGGGGCACCCCCGGCTCCCCCGGCTCACTCGAGAACGCCGCGCACACCGCCGTGCACATCTGGGTGGGCGGGGACATGGGGGTGCTCGGCACCGCCGGCCGCGACCCCGTCTTCTACTCGCACCACGCCAACGTCGACCGCATGTGGCACCTCTGGACCACCACGCTCGGCAACCAGGACTTCGTCGGCGCCGGCACCGGCGACTGGCGCGACACCAGCTTCGTCTTCTACGACGAGAAGCGGCGGCCCGTGCGCATCAGCGTCCGCGACGTCCTCGACGCCGGCAGGCTCGGGTACACGTACGAGGAGAGGGAGACCTTGGAGTGGCTGGACAAGCGGCCCAAGCCGGCGACCGGCATCGACAGACCGGCCGGCCCAAGCGTccccgccgccctctccttccccgTGGCTCTGAAGAAGGGCCGGAAGGAGTACGTGACGGTGGAGCGGCCGGAGGAGGCCCGGgccagcggcggcagcagcaagAAGGCGCCGGAGGTGCTGGTGGTGGACGTCACCATCGACCCCTGCGAGTACGCCAAGTTCGACGTGCTCGTCAACGTGCCCAAAGGCCAGGAGGCGCGGGTGGGGCCGCAGGACACCGAGTTCGCGGGGACCTTCGAGAACCTGCcgcacggcggcggcgacggcggcggccggggCATGGGGCGGCTGACGCTCACGTACCGGTTCGCGCTCCGGGAGCTGGTTGAGGACCTCGGATGCGGCCAGGACCGGCGGCTGGACGTCACGCTCGTCCCGCGAGCCGGTGGGATGGTCGTGGTAGACGACGTGCGAGTTGAACTTTGTAACTAA